Below is a genomic region from Escherichia ruysiae.
AAAGGTTTACCGCCAAGATAAGGCTTAAGCGCCATGCGGGTAAAGCGTTTCGCGGCACGCAATGTGTCGGCGTCAGGAAACTCCCGCTCGTATAACGCTTTCAACTGCCTCCCGGTGAAAGTTTTATTGTCGATAACTACGCTGGCGATAAATCCTTTTTCTTCGCGATAACGATACGTCATGGTGTCATCTACCGGCTCACCGCTACCCGCACAATGGGTAAAGTTGACGCCATAACCCAGATGCCCCAACAACGCCAGCTCAAAGCGACGCAACGCCGGTTCTGGCGTACCAGTGGCACCTGCCAGAGACTGAATGCAGTGCAAGTAATCAAAAAAGAGTTCCGAGAAGCGGGTCTCGTATTCCAGCACGCGGGAGAGAAGTTCGTTGATGTACAGACCGCTGTAAAGCGTAACACCACTTAATGGCAGCGCCAGTGAGACAGCTTCGGCACTGCGCAGAGTTTTGACTTCACCGCGCCCACCGAAGCGTAGCAAGAGAGGCGTGAAAGGCTGCAATGCGCCTTTCAGGGTAGAACGTTTTGAACGTGCGCCTTTAGCAACCAGACGCACGCGTCCCGATTCCTCCGTGAAGACGTCCAGCATCAGGCTGGTTTCGCTCCACGGGCGACTATGCAGGACAAATGCGCGCTGCCAGCCTTCCATCGGAGTAACTCTTAGAGATCGTCAACGTAACCGAGACTACGCAGCGCACGTTCGTCATCGGCCCAGCCGGATTTCACTTTCACCCACAGCTCAAGGTGGACAGGCGCTTCGAACATTTCCTGCATGTCTTTACGCGCTTCAATCCCGATGGTTTTGATCTTGGCCCCTTTGTTGCCAATCACCATCTTCTTCTGCCCTTCACGCTCAACGAGAATCAAACCATTGATGTCATAACCGCCGCGTTCGTTAGAGACGAAACGTTCGATCTCCACGGTCACGGAGTACGGCAGTTCAGCACCGAGGAAACGCATCAGTTTTTCACGGATGATTTCAGACGCCATAAAACGCTGTGAGCGATCGGTGATGTAATCTTCCGGGAAGTGATGGGTCGCTTCAGGCAGATGCTTACGCACGATTGCTGCGATAGTGTCGACATTCAGCCCGGTTTCGGCAGAGATCGGTACGATATCAAGAAAATTCATCTGGCTTGCCAGGAACTGCAGATGCGGCAGCAGATCGGCTTTCTCCTGCACGTTGTCCACTTTGTTCACCGCGAGGATCACCGGCGCTTTACCGTCACGCAGCTTATTGAGCACCATTTCATCGTCCGGCGTCCAGCGGGTGCCTTCAACGACAAAAATCACCAGCTCAACGTCGCCAATGGAGCTGCTCGCCGCTTTGTTCATCAGGCGGTTAATGGCGCGTTTTTCTTCCATATGCAGACCCGGAGTATCGACGTAGATCGCCTGATACGCGCCTTCAGTATGGATACCCACAATGCGGTGACGGGTTGTCTGCGCTTTGCGGGAAGTGATGGAGATTTTCTGCCCCAACAGTTTGTTCAGCAATGTGGATTTGCCAACGTTCGGACGTCCGACGATAGCAATAAATCCGCAGTAACTTTTATCGATGCTCATTCCAGCTCCAGTTTTTTCAACGCCTGTTCGGCGGCAGCCTGTTCAGCCTTACGACGGCTTGAACCTGTGCCAACCACCGGTTCGCTCAGGCCGCTAACCTGGCAGTGGATAGTAAATTCCTGATCGTGCGCTTCGCCACGTACCTGAACTACCAGATAAGTTGGCAGAGGCAGATGGCGCCCCTGCAAATATTCTTGCAAGCGCGTTTTCGGATCTTTTTGTTTATCGCCTGGGCTAATTTCGTCCAGACGGGTTTGATACCAGTTAAGGATTAATTTCTCGACGGTCTGAATATCGCTGTCGAGGAATACGCCGCCAATTAATGCTTCAACGGTGTCAGCAAGAATCGACTCACGACGAAATCCACCGCTTTTAAGTTCACCTGGCCCTAAACGCAAGCACTCACCTAACTCAAATTCACGCGCCAGTTCTGCCAGCGTATTGCCACGAACCAGCGTGGCGCGCATCCGGCTCATATCCCCTTCATCCACACGAGGGAAACGGTGATACAGCGCATTGGCGATAACGTAGCTCAAAATAGAGTCGCCTAAAAATTCTAAACGCTCGTTATGTTTGCTGCTGGCACTACGATGGGTTAATGCCTGCTGCAACAGCTCCTGATGATTAAAAGTGTAGCCCAGCTTCCGTTGAAGCCGATTAATTACGATGGGGTTCATGCGATACCAATAAATAAATGCGTCAACAATTCAGCACACGAAACAGACCTGATATGCAGGGTTCTGCTAACAGCTTTGCAGCAGTTTCAGTTGACCTGTATATGGGGACCAACGCTGTTTCGTGTGCCGTGGCGACCTGGAGGTGCCAACCTTAAACTTCGGGGGAATATTCTATACACAACGACGGGGGATGTCGTTAGTCACGGGAGATTTATCTCATAAATAATTCACGTTGTCGCCATAACGGCGACAACGTGAACGAAGATAAGCTATTAATGGATGCCGCCAATACGACTTAAGCGCACACCAGTCGGCCATTCGCCTTCTTGCTTATCGAAACTCATCCAGATAGCCGTTGCCCGACCGACCAGATTCGCTTCCGGCACAAAGCCCCAGTAACGGCTGTCCGCGCTGTTGTCGCGGTTGTCACCCATCATGAAGTATTGGCCCGGCGGAACAATCCAGGTTGCCAGTTGTTGTCCTGGCTGCTGGTAATACATCCCCACCTGATCCTGCGCAATCGGCACGGTCAGGATACGATGCGTTACATCGCCCAGTGTCTCTTTACGTTCAGAAAGACGAATTCCATTTTCTTTGGTTTCGTTTTTCGGCACCTCAAAGAATCCGCTGGTTGCTTCCCCGCCGTTACGACGCGAGAAGGTCTGAACGAAATCGCTCGGTTCCACGTTTGAGTAGGTGACCGGCAGCGCGTTTTCACACGCCTGACCGGAACTGCATCCCGGTTGAATAGTCACCTCTTTCGCAACCGGATCGTAAGTGACTTTATCGCCCGGTAAACCCACCGCACGCTTGATGTAATCAAGCTTTGGATCTTCCGGGTATTTAAAGACCACGATATCGCCACGTTTCGGATGACCGGTTTCGATCAGCGTTTTCTGGTAGATAGGATCTTTAATGCCGTAAGCAAACTTCTCTACCAGAATAAAGTCACCGATTAACAGAGTCGGCATCATCGAACCTGACGGGATCTGGAACGGTTCATAAATAAACGAACGCACAATCAATACGATAGCCAGCACCGGAAATACAGAAGCGCCGGTTTCGAGCCAACCTGGCTTCGGCGCAACTTTTTTCAGCGTTGCTTTATCCAGTGAGTCCCCGGCAGCTGCTTGTGCTGCTGCCTGACGTTCCCGCCGTTTAGGTGCGAAAAAGAATTTATCCACGCACCACAAAATGCCCGTCACCAGTGTGGCAATCACCAGAATCAGGGCAAACATATTCGCCATGCCAACTCCTAATGGTTATTTGTTGTCTTTGCCGACGTGCAGAATGGCGAGGAACGCTTCCTGCGGCAGTTCGACGTTACCGATCTGCTTCATGCGTTTCTTACCTTCTTTCTGCTTCTGCAGCAGCTTTTTCTTACGGCTGATATCGCCGCCATAACATTTAGCCAGTACGTTTTTACGCAGCTGTTTCACGGTGGAACGCGCAATGATGTGCGTTCCAATCGCAGCCTGAATGGCGATATCAAACTGCTGGCGGGGGATCAGATCTTTCATCTTCTCCACCAGCTCGCGACCACGGTTTTGCGAATTATCACGGTGGGTGATCAACGCCAGCGCATCAACACGTTCACCGTTGATTAAAACGTCAACACGCACCATGTCGGACGCCTGGAAGCGTTTGAAGTTGTAATCCAAAGACGCATAACCACGCGAGGTAGATTTCAGGCGATCGAAGAAGTCGAGTACCACTTCCGCCATAGGGATCTCATACGTCAGTGCCACCTGGTTACCGTGATAAACCATGTTGGTCTGTACGCCGCGTTTTTCTACGCATAGCGTAATGACGTTACCAAGATACGCCTGCGGCAGCAGCATGTGACACTCTGCTATCGGTTCGCGCAATTCATAGATGTTATTCACCGCTGGCAGCTTGGATGGGCTGTCGACGTAGATAACTTCTTTCGCCGTAGTTTCTACTTCATACACTACTGTCGGAGCGGTAGTAATCAGGTCAAGGTCGTACTCGCGTTCCAGACGTTCCTGAATGATCTCCATGTGCAGCAGGCCGAGGAAGCCGCAGCGGAAACCAAAGCCCAGCGCCGTGGAGCTTTCTGGCTCATAGAACAATGAGGCATCGTTCAGGCTAAGTTTGCCCAGCGCATCGCGGAAGGCTTCATAGTCGTCAGAACTTACCGGGAACAGACCGGCGTAAACCTGCGGTTTGACTTTTTTAAATCCTGGCAGCGCCTTTTCTGCCGGATTACGCGCCAGCGTTAAGGTGTCACCGACTGGTGCGCCGTGGATATCTTTAATCGCACATACCAACCAGCCTACTTCGCCACATTTCAGTTCTGTACGGTCAACTTGCTTCGGCGTGAAAATACCCAGACGGTCGGCGTTATAAGTCTGCCCGGTACTCATGACTTTCACTTTGTCGC
It encodes:
- the recO gene encoding DNA repair protein RecO; amino-acid sequence: MEGWQRAFVLHSRPWSETSLMLDVFTEESGRVRLVAKGARSKRSTLKGALQPFTPLLLRFGGRGEVKTLRSAEAVSLALPLSGVTLYSGLYINELLSRVLEYETRFSELFFDYLHCIQSLAGATGTPEPALRRFELALLGHLGYGVNFTHCAGSGEPVDDTMTYRYREEKGFIASVVIDNKTFTGRQLKALYEREFPDADTLRAAKRFTRMALKPYLGGKPLKSRELFRQFMPKRTVKTHND
- the era gene encoding GTPase Era, whose product is MSIDKSYCGFIAIVGRPNVGKSTLLNKLLGQKISITSRKAQTTRHRIVGIHTEGAYQAIYVDTPGLHMEEKRAINRLMNKAASSSIGDVELVIFVVEGTRWTPDDEMVLNKLRDGKAPVILAVNKVDNVQEKADLLPHLQFLASQMNFLDIVPISAETGLNVDTIAAIVRKHLPEATHHFPEDYITDRSQRFMASEIIREKLMRFLGAELPYSVTVEIERFVSNERGGYDINGLILVEREGQKKMVIGNKGAKIKTIGIEARKDMQEMFEAPVHLELWVKVKSGWADDERALRSLGYVDDL
- the rnc gene encoding ribonuclease III — its product is MNPIVINRLQRKLGYTFNHQELLQQALTHRSASSKHNERLEFLGDSILSYVIANALYHRFPRVDEGDMSRMRATLVRGNTLAELAREFELGECLRLGPGELKSGGFRRESILADTVEALIGGVFLDSDIQTVEKLILNWYQTRLDEISPGDKQKDPKTRLQEYLQGRHLPLPTYLVVQVRGEAHDQEFTIHCQVSGLSEPVVGTGSSRRKAEQAAAEQALKKLELE
- the lepB gene encoding signal peptidase I, encoding MANMFALILVIATLVTGILWCVDKFFFAPKRRERQAAAQAAAGDSLDKATLKKVAPKPGWLETGASVFPVLAIVLIVRSFIYEPFQIPSGSMMPTLLIGDFILVEKFAYGIKDPIYQKTLIETGHPKRGDIVVFKYPEDPKLDYIKRAVGLPGDKVTYDPVAKEVTIQPGCSSGQACENALPVTYSNVEPSDFVQTFSRRNGGEATSGFFEVPKNETKENGIRLSERKETLGDVTHRILTVPIAQDQVGMYYQQPGQQLATWIVPPGQYFMMGDNRDNSADSRYWGFVPEANLVGRATAIWMSFDKQEGEWPTGVRLSRIGGIH
- the lepA gene encoding translation elongation factor 4; its protein translation is MKNIRNFSIIAHIDHGKSTLSDRIIQICGGLSDREMEAQVLDSMDLERERGITIKAQSVTLDYKASDGETYQLNFIDTPGHVDFSYEVSRSLAACEGALLVVDAGQGVEAQTLANCYTAMEMDLEVVPVLNKIDLPAADPERVAEEIEDIVGIDATDAVRCSAKTGVGVQDVLERLVRDIPPPEGDPEGPLQALIIDSWFDNYLGVVSLIRIKNGTLRKGDKVKVMSTGQTYNADRLGIFTPKQVDRTELKCGEVGWLVCAIKDIHGAPVGDTLTLARNPAEKALPGFKKVKPQVYAGLFPVSSDDYEAFRDALGKLSLNDASLFYEPESSTALGFGFRCGFLGLLHMEIIQERLEREYDLDLITTAPTVVYEVETTAKEVIYVDSPSKLPAVNNIYELREPIAECHMLLPQAYLGNVITLCVEKRGVQTNMVYHGNQVALTYEIPMAEVVLDFFDRLKSTSRGYASLDYNFKRFQASDMVRVDVLINGERVDALALITHRDNSQNRGRELVEKMKDLIPRQQFDIAIQAAIGTHIIARSTVKQLRKNVLAKCYGGDISRKKKLLQKQKEGKKRMKQIGNVELPQEAFLAILHVGKDNK